A stretch of DNA from Paenibacillus albus:
GCGCTGAGAGTGTAAAACGGCGGGTAAAGAGGAGCTGGAGTTATGAACTATGCAACAGGACTGGCCGTGATTGAGCGGCTCGAGCAGCTTGCTCCGAAGCATATCGCGATGCCGAATGATCGTATTGGGCTTCAGCTCGGATCCCTTAAGAAGGATATCCGCAAGGTGCTCATCGCTCTGGATGTGACGGAAGAAGTGGCGGATGAAGCGATTCGTGAAGGCGTCGACCTCATCATCGCTCACCATGCCATCATCTATCGGCCGCTCGAGCATTTGCAGACGGACAGCCCAGCAGGGCAGCTGTATGCGAAGCTGATAAAACATGACATTGCGGTCTATATTTCACATACGAATCTGGATGCTGCCGAAGGCGGCGTGAATGACCTTCTCGCGGAGGCGATGGGCTTAGGCGAGCTGGATCTGCTGAAGGTTGTGCATACGGAGAAGCTGAAAAAGCTTGCCGTCTTCGTGCCGCAGACGCATCACCAGCAGGTGCTGGAAGCGATGTTCGCAGCAGGCGTCGGACACATCGGCGATTACAGCAATTGTTCGTTCAACCTGTCGGGAGAGGCAACGTTCATGCCTTCGGACAGCGCACAGCCGTTCATTGGTGAAGCAGGTGTGCTTGAGCGGGTGGCGGAAGTGCGGATTGAGTCGGTTGTGCCCGAAAGTCTGGTGCAGCAAGCGATTCAGGCTGTCATTGAGGCGCATCCGTATGAAGAGGTCGCCTACGATATCTATCCGATTGAGCATGAGGCAAAAAAGTACGGAATTGGCAGAGTAGGTTCGCTTCCTTCGGAGATGCTGCTAGGCGAGCTGGCTGAGCATGTTAAGCGCGTTTTTGGACTGGATACGGTGCGCGTCGTTGGCGATTTGGGCCGAAGCGTCAGCAAAGCTGCTGTTCTTGGCGGATCTGGCGGAAAATTTATCGGTGATGCGATCCAGGCAGGCGCGGATGTGCTGATTACCGGCGATATTGACTACCATACTGCACAGGATGCGAAAGCGGCAGGTTTTGCGCTCATTGATGCGGGCCATTATATCGAGCAAATTATGAAGCAAGGTGTTGCGTCGTATTTGGTTGGCGCGCTTGCGGGAACAGCGACAGAGGTTGTCGCTTCTGAGGCGGTAACAGATCCGTTTCGCTCGGTGTAGCGATGTAGAAGGATGGAGGTATCGGGCTAGATGAATCCGAATCCGATAGATGCGATATTACAGCAGTACCCGATGATCATCCTTGACGGCGCGATGGCCACGGAGCTGGAGAGCCATGGGTGCGACTTGAATGACAGTCTCTGGTCGGCGAAGGTTCTGATGGATAATCCGGAGCTGATTGGCCGGGTACATCGCGATTATTTTGCCGCTGGGGCGGATGTAGCGATAACGGCAAGCTATCAGGCGACTGTGCAAGGCTTCCGCAGCCGGGGCTTGAGTGAGGCTGAGTCGAACGCGCTCATCCAGCGCTCCGTGCGGGTGGCGATTGAGGCGCGGGATGGCTTCTGGACGGAGGCAGCGGCGAATCGCGTGGGGCGGCCGAAGCCGCTTGTCGCTGCTTCGGTAGGGCCGTATGGCGCGTTTCTGGCAGACGGCTCGGAGTATCGAGGCGATTACGCTTTGACGGAAGCGGAGCTGATGGACTTTCATCGGGAGCGGATGCGTACGTTAATTGAAGCTGGTGCGGAGCTGCTCGCTTGCGAGACGATTCCGTGCTTGCTGGAAGCGCAGGCCATCGTGAAGCTGCTCGAAGCGGAATTCCCGGGCGTGTACGCATGGATCAGTTTCAGCGCGAAGGATGGACTGCACATCAGCAGCGGGGAGACGATCGCTGAGTGCGCGAAGTGGCTGGATGCGCATGAGCA
This window harbors:
- a CDS encoding Nif3-like dinuclear metal center hexameric protein, which translates into the protein MNYATGLAVIERLEQLAPKHIAMPNDRIGLQLGSLKKDIRKVLIALDVTEEVADEAIREGVDLIIAHHAIIYRPLEHLQTDSPAGQLYAKLIKHDIAVYISHTNLDAAEGGVNDLLAEAMGLGELDLLKVVHTEKLKKLAVFVPQTHHQQVLEAMFAAGVGHIGDYSNCSFNLSGEATFMPSDSAQPFIGEAGVLERVAEVRIESVVPESLVQQAIQAVIEAHPYEEVAYDIYPIEHEAKKYGIGRVGSLPSEMLLGELAEHVKRVFGLDTVRVVGDLGRSVSKAAVLGGSGGKFIGDAIQAGADVLITGDIDYHTAQDAKAAGFALIDAGHYIEQIMKQGVASYLVGALAGTATEVVASEAVTDPFRSV
- the mmuM gene encoding homocysteine S-methyltransferase codes for the protein MNPNPIDAILQQYPMIILDGAMATELESHGCDLNDSLWSAKVLMDNPELIGRVHRDYFAAGADVAITASYQATVQGFRSRGLSEAESNALIQRSVRVAIEARDGFWTEAAANRVGRPKPLVAASVGPYGAFLADGSEYRGDYALTEAELMDFHRERMRTLIEAGAELLACETIPCLLEAQAIVKLLEAEFPGVYAWISFSAKDGLHISSGETIAECAKWLDAHEQVAAVGVNCTPPQHIRSLVSELGKHTAKPVLVYPNSGESYDPSDKTWHASGTVESYGCSAKGWHEAGASLIGGCCRTTPADIQAIAAWARA